A window of Desulfurellaceae bacterium genomic DNA:
CCTCGGGCTGCGCCCAGCGTCCGGCCGGGTGGAGTCGGCGCAGCGAGGCGACCACATTCGGATCGTCAAAATAACCGGCCGTCATACCCGTCTCCACCACTCCGGGCGCAACCGCGTTGACCTGGATGTCGTGCTCGGCCAGTTCCATGGCCATCTCCTTGGTCAGCCCGACGACGGCGTGCTTGGAGGACACATAGGCGGCCCGGTTCGGCACCCCGACCAGACCGGCGACCGAGGCCAGGTTGACAATCTTGCCGCCCCGGCCCTGGGCAATCATGTGGCGGGCAACGGTCTGGCTGCACAAAAACGTGCCGCTCAGATTGGTGGCGATCACCCGCTGCCATTCGGCAAAATCCAGCTCCAGAAACGCCACGATTTCGCGCACGCCGGCGCTGTTGACCAGGATATCGAGTCCGCCCAGCTCGGCCACCGCGTGATCGACCGCAGCCGTGACCGAGTCGGGCCGGGTCACATCGAGCTGTACGGCGACCGCTTTTGCGCCCGTGTCGGCGAGGGTGTCCAGGCTGGCCCGAGCGGCTTCGAGATCAACGTCGGCCGCAGCCAGGGCCGCGCCTTCCTTGCCAAAGGCCAGGCAGGTCGCCCGGCCGATACCGCTGCCGGCTCCCGTCACCAGGACACGGGTGTCTGTAAAACGCATATGCGCCTCCTTATCTCCTGCTGACCACAGGCACAAGACCTTCAGGTCTGACTCGGAGCTTAACGGGTAGGTCACATTTTTCCACCCCTGAGATTCATTCCTCCAGAGACGCACAGACTTGTATGACGCTGTCATACACGCTACACTCGCGTCGACCCGTCTCACGAAAGGATGTCACATGCGAGTCAATGCGAGATTGGATGACGAACGGGCGGAGAAGCTGCGCCAACTCCAGTCGCTGACACGGCTCAGCGCAAGCGAGATCGTCAAGCGCGCCATCGACCTGTTGTACCGCCACCAGTCCGGGCGGTCCCGCGACAAGCTCGACGCCTTGTTGAGCAGCGACTTCGTGGGCTGCGCCAACGGTCCCGCAGACTTGGCGAGCCAATACAAGCGCTACCTCAGACGCGACCTGGAAGACAAGCATGGTCTTGGCTGACACCGGATATTGGCTTGCTTTGGCGAATAGCCGGGACCGCTGGCACGCAGCCGCGCTTGAGGCCAGTCGCGACCTCAACGAGGCCCTTGTCGTCACCTGGCCGGTGGTGACGGAAACCTGCCACCTCCTGCTCTCACGATTGGGAGTCCATGCGGAATTACGCTTCGTTGAGCAAGTCTCGAAAAACGTGGACATCCACGAGATCGGGCAGGGACATCTCGGTGTGATCCGTGAGTTGATGGAGCGCTACGCGAATCTGCCGATGGATCTGGCCGACGCCTCGCTTGTGGTGGCGGCGACCGAGCTCGGAGAAGGCCGTATTCTTTCCACGGACCAGCGCGATTTCAACACCTACCGCTGGAAGGACACGCAACCGTTTCACAACCTGCTGCGCCCCTTCGCCGCAGACGCCGAGTGAGCCCATCACAAGGTGAAGAAACACGGGCTAAGGAAGGGTCCGAACAAGACGGAACCCGAGGTGGTTGTTCCGAAAAGAGGTGGCGTCCTAGAAGCGGTTATCCGAGCGGACGTAGCTCGGCTTGTCTTGAGGAAAGCCAGAACTGTCTTTATGCATCCTGGTCTCTGCCTGAGGGGCCTGATTGGCTCGCAAAATCAATGGCCTGAATTGCATCTTGGGCGGCTCGGGCGATTTCAGGGTCGCTATCCTCGGTAAATGGGCGCAACTCGGACACTATTCTTGGGTCTCCAATGCTCCCGAGAACATTGATGACCATTGGAAGATACTGACCTTTGTGAAGTGCCTCCTCAAGGAGAGGCTCGGCCCGCTGCCCGGTTTGGACAAGAAAGATGCCGGCTATGGTACGAATGTTCTCGTCTTCAGAGTCCAAAGCATGGATTAGCGTACGCCCTGCCACATCCAGACCCGTAACATTCCACACCGCTTTAGACACGAACAACTGTGCTACTTTTGCGAGGTTCGTAACCAGCATCTTTTTTCACACTCGGCCTGGGTATTTCTTTATATCCTAACAGCCGAAAGGCAAGACAGGAAAGCTTCTCTCCTCCCCCACTCAGAGTAAAGCCGGTATATTACGCCTCTGCCAAACATTTGGATCGTGGGTTGCCGAATGATTGAACCAGACAGGGAGAACATGCTCCTGGATTTGGGGATGATTGTATTTCTGACCTCCTCGGCCAGCGAGGATTACGAGGTCGAGGCGCACCCGTATCGAGATGACTTTCCTCACACGATTGAAATCGGGCAAATAGTTGTCATGAACCGGACAACTCAGCAGGATGA
This region includes:
- a CDS encoding SDR family oxidoreductase, whose translation is MRFTDTRVLVTGAGSGIGRATCLAFGKEGAALAAADVDLEAARASLDTLADTGAKAVAVQLDVTRPDSVTAAVDHAVAELGGLDILVNSAGVREIVAFLELDFAEWQRVIATNLSGTFLCSQTVARHMIAQGRGGKIVNLASVAGLVGVPNRAAYVSSKHAVVGLTKEMAMELAEHDIQVNAVAPGVVETGMTAGYFDDPNVVASLRRLHPAGRWAQPEEIANLILFLASAEAHFITGATYPIDGGFMAGKSF
- a CDS encoding PIN domain-containing protein; this translates as MVLADTGYWLALANSRDRWHAAALEASRDLNEALVVTWPVVTETCHLLLSRLGVHAELRFVEQVSKNVDIHEIGQGHLGVIRELMERYANLPMDLADASLVVAATELGEGRILSTDQRDFNTYRWKDTQPFHNLLRPFAADAE